aatgcattggcagacactTTCTCCcataactcttcttcttctttcagtacagatgcttttacatctgtcagaaataaagctgaaaagcaacctgttaacttttcatctgaaaatgctgaagtatacatcAGGCACTTCTCTCtggaggagttgcaggacgctctacgtagagcccatgatacttcggtaggaccagatgaaatacatgatcaactcttaaaacacttacttgaatcatccttaatggttctgcacatttggtcttcgcattaagcaccTTTTATCTGCTTCCAACATTGATctttcagacattttggaaacaccttcatattttgttttgccaccttggtgcataaaaccacctaaaattgtgttggaTCTCGTGCATCTGAAAAAAGATCGCACGGATCCAATTATTTATAaccaatattttatggaaataaaagagaaatactGTGACTACATCCCTATTTACACGGATGggtcacgggatgggaattctgtggcttgtgccacAGCTTTTCCATCAGACAAAATAATCTCTATGAGATTGCCTGATTTGGCATCTATATTTAGTGCCAAAACTTGGGCAATTATTAAAGCCctagaagaaataaaaaaacctcTAGCTCCTCAAAATTATAATCTATagcgactcactttcgtgtctccagtctttacaatatatgaagctggaacatcccttaattgggatgatgatacgaaagtgtgtatttttatctattaacaataagaatattgtgttttgttgggtacccagccatgttggcatcagaggcaatgaaaaggcagattgtgctgccaagtctgctttgactTTGCCACGTGCCAATGCTGGTATTCCCTATAGTGATCTCAAACATCacgtaaataattatatcttttctacttggcaagatgattggaacggtgcggtcgcaaacaagcttcattctgttaaGCCAGTCGTGAGAGAGTGGCAGGGCGGTGCAGAAGGgatgaaatagtattgtgtcgtgctcgcatcggacatacttacattacccattcatttattctcaagaaggatcctccacctcagtgtgagcattgtcagtgtacactgagtgtgcaccatattttggtggagtgtaatcatctgatcCAGACTAGAAACGATATATTCGAAGAAAGGGATGTGGTGGAATCCTTTAGATCCCACCCTGAACTTGTACTAACGTTTTTAAAAGAAAcgggattttattccaaatttatatttacttttgtgtaatatttgatttgtaacatgaattttacctttataacaaatgtgatatgtattattttgtacagctctttacactgtcttTGACTTAACATTTCAAATGTCATGTACCACCGCACAGCTCTATACACTGTTTTTAACCTGACCTTTTATTGTTACCattgtatgacacccaatagcctatgtattatttgtgctggagtgtcgttaaacatccatttaaTTCAACTcaatggttctattaaatatctttaacaaaatctggattttgggtgactttccttctgattggagaaaagccaCTGTCATTCCTATTCGTAAgtctggtaaggatccaacaaatcctaccagttcgctctattgctttgacaagttgcatttgtaaaaccatggaaagaattatcaaccgtagacttgtctaGTATTttgaatcccacaaattgctaacatgcaatgtgggttcaggactagacgtagcacggttgatcatcttgttagatttgaaacgttttgtagagatgcttttatccataaccagcatttggtatcggtctttttttacctcgagaaagcttatgataccacgtggaagtatgggattttgaaagacctgcATGGCATGGGCTtaagaggccgtatgcctgactttatctcaaatttcttacagaataggtctttcaagaTACGAGTtggatctacgttatccgattctcactcccaagagatgggtgtgcctcaaggtagcatcctgtcagtaactttattttccgtgaaaattaacagcatcacccagtgtttaaaacctggcgttgatagatcgttatatgtcgacgattttcagatttgctacaggtcgtccagtatgagtatcactgaacgtcagttgcagctttgtttgaataaacttcaacaatggacaactgacaatggatttcgattctcaaagtcaaaaacagtctgtatgcatatctgccagaaaagaggtcagcatttagatccacagctgtttttggacaaaactccggttccagttgtggaggagaccaaactTCTGgaggttatttttgacaggaggctatcttttgttcctcatttacagtatgtgaaaaagaagggcttaaaggccctcaatatcttaaacgttattggcaagacttaatggggagcagatcgaaaggttatgcttcgactttatagatctttagttcggtctaaacttgattatgggtgcattgtgtatgggtcagcacgtaagtcctatacacaaccagggacttaggctttatcttggtgctttcaaaacatttcctgtggagagcttgtacgtcgatgcacacgaacctagtgtgggtgctagacgtgcaaagctttctctgcagtatgctacaaagattaaatcaatgccaaaacatcctgcacacaatgcggtgttgATGATAATAAGTTATATGATGAAAGAATGCGATTTGATGTCTTCGCATTAATCAAACATTGATTTAACGAATTTTGGCGACCTTTAGAACATTTGTATTCGTCTTGTGCATTCGCACAGATGCaattaacaacattttatggaaatccaagagaggtaccGTAATTAcgttcctgtttacacagacggatcacgggatgggaattctgtggcttgtgctacagttttcccATCAGATGCAATAATTTCCACGAGATTGCCTTTTCAGCATCCCCTTCGTATGCTGTAACCTTGtgcaccttggtgtatcaaaccaatACAGCAAAATGAAAGTTTCGATCTTCGGTGTCCATAAAAAAAAGGATATTTGCACAgatgcagtttttgtttaacaacattttatggAAATTCAAGAGAGGTACCGTAATTACGTTCCTGTTTACACAGTttgatcacgggatgggaattctgtatttttgtgctggggtgtttcCCAACAGATGCAatcatttccatgagattgcctgattcagcatcaatctttactgctgaaacttgggcaatcattaaagctctggaacagattaaggattcatgtgcatccaagtatattatttttacagtctcactttcgtgtctccaagctctacagtacatgaaattggagcatcccttagttgggataGTGATAcaaaagtgtgtctttttatcaattgccaataaagatgttatattttgctgggtacccagccatgttggcattaggggtaacgaaaaggcagatgttgctgccaagtctgctttgaacttgccccgtgtccatgttggtgttccctacagtgattttaaatttcatattaaccaatatatcttttcgacttggcaagatgattgggacggtgcggttgcgaataagcttcattctgtcaaggcagtcctgggagagtggcagtcatcttacaggcggtgcaggaaggatgaagtagtcttatgccgtgcccgcataTTTGATgcactcatttattttaaatcggcctcggtggcgtcgtggcaggccatcggtctacaggctggtaggtactgggttcggatcccagttgaggcatggattttgtaatccagataccgactccaaaccatgagtgagtgctccgcaaggctcagtgggtaggtgtaaaccacttgcaccgaccagtgatccataactggttcaataaaggccatggtttgtgctatcctgcctgtgggaagcgcaaacaaaatatcccttgctgctaatcggaagagtagcccatgtagtggcgacagcgggtttcctctcaaaactgtgtggtccttaaccatatgtctgacgccatataaccgtaaataaaatgtgttgagtgcgtcgttaaataaaacacttctttctttctttctttcatttattttaaagaaggaccctcctcctcactgtgaacactgtcagtgtacactgactgtgcggcacattttggtgtagtgtgatcatctcaagtcgacgagaaatgatatatttggcaacagaaatgttttggaatcgtttaaatctatccaatgttaattgtaaaggttttaaaacactttgacttctatacaaaagtTTAAGATATACTAAACtcgattttatatattttattatactttcCCACCACAGCttcttacactgtggttttacataactatatatacataatatgttcatatacttaccatttgtgacacccaatagccgatatgtatttttgtgctggggtgtcgttaaacaaacattcattcattcattcattattttgacacccaatagccgatgaatgtttcgtgctggggtgtcagtaaCCATCTATTATATTCTAGTCTGTTTTCAAATCTACTTACCTTGATGTTTACATTCTATTAtaaccccccacacacacacacacacacacacacacgcacacacacacacacacacacacaccaaaagaCAGTTCCCCTGTCTTTTTTACGTCAAATGGAAATCGTGATCCTGTGTGAAACGTGCATATTAAAGCCGCGGAACTGTCGGTATGCGATGGTCAACACACAAATCAGCAGGCCCAGCTGAAGTATACAGGAAGCGTCTGACATCAAAGACGAAGTGCAAATACTCAAAGAACTGGCGACTGTTTTGATACGCCGACTAAACAACAACACATGTATGCTAATAAATACTAATGGAAGTATAGTTTTAGTAAACCATGTGCGGTATCTTTATAGCAAATTGTCCGACTACACACAAACAATGACGCTAAAACATCctttaattgggatggtgatacgaacgattttttttctggtttaaaaaaaacccaaaccaccccccccccccccccccccccccaaatcacACACGCAacgcatatatataatatatataaaatataaaaaatatacacgcacatatatatatatatatatatatatatatatatatatatatatatatatatatatatatatatatatatatatatatatatatatagatatatatatatatatatttatagatatatatttatagatatatagaggattcgtaaggagtattttttaatatggaaaatatcaaccgagtctaagTTAAtcccgattaactagacgaagttgatattttacatattaaaaaacacgagtagcgaattctatttatcctacaacacttttaaaataacaattgaatttttttttttagtaaatcacagtactctTTAAGTCGCcaccatcgataatatgacgtcatcacgattagcacattagtttgacgtcacgcattttaactaaatctttaaAAACGTTACCCTCAAGTACACGGGTATTGATGGCTAGTAAGCAAATAACCCATCTATGGTGTCCTGTCTACATATAGGAACACGTTTGGTGTTTAAACATCAGATTTATTCCTGTTGAATAAAAACGTAAACATAGAGGCAACGCTACTTGGgcggatgtttgttttgttttcctctACGCATGCGTGTCTCATAGGAGTACCGGGACAGATGCTTATCTCATAGGAGTACCGGGACAGACCACAATGTTCACTATAAGTTCCAAGACACTACATTCCTCCCCAACTTGAACAGAAAAGTGTcaaagaaaaatacacaatgcattcataaataagaaaaaagttcTCAAACGTTTCTGTAACTTGgcacacaattaaaaaaacttgGATTTGACAGTTGGCATATAGTTCACTTTTGTCATGTATTTATCAGAGAGCCATGTATTATGCACATTGTTGACAGCGTAATCGTCAATTCAAATGATAGTCTTTCAGGCGTGTTGGAAGTCGACGGTTACGGACTGGTCTTGCTGGCATCTCGGTGTGGACCGGTGCAGGTGTAGACACGGTAGACGAAGGTGAAACAAACTTCGAAGAAGTCCTCGGCTGCTTGGTCGGAGTGACAGGGGACCTGGACTGCTGTTGAGTGGGTTGAGGAGTTGATGTCTCGATGGTGTTGTCATCTTCATCCTCCTCTTCCTCTTAGAGAGAGTTGTGTACCGTTGATAGGTTTAAAATGTGAGGAGTTGCGAGTGATTTGTCTCTCACCACGTTGCGCAGTGATCATAGTGCCTTTCTTGTGGACGACGACATAAGGCAGATAAGAATATGGAGTTGACAGTTTGTTCATCCTCTTCTGCTTCACTAGGACGTAATCACCTGGCGATAGATCTGATAATCGTGCGCGTAGTTTAGCGTTAGCATAGTCGGTCATTTTGCACTTGCTGATATAGTAATTTTCAGTAATGCGGCTGTGGACAGATCTGTGTGTCTGACTTGTGATAGGAGGCTCGGGCAGACCAAGTTTCATCTTGCAGCCAGTCAGTGCTTCGAAAGGAGATACTTTGGTGGAGGTGTGCGGTGTACCGCTATAAAGACGTAGAAAAGTGGGAAGCTGTGACTTCCAAGCAATGTTGTCGGTGACTGATGCACGGATTGTCTTGTTCAGTGTAGCCATGAAACGTTCAGCCTCTCCATTCGCTTCTAGCCAGAGGGGCGTAATCTTCCTGTGATGGATCCCGAAACTAGGCGTAATGCTTGTAAATTCATCACCGTTGAATGGAGGCCCATTATCTGTTTTGACTGTTGTTGAGATTCCTTGGCGCGAGAAGATCGCTTCCAACTTTGGTAGTACTGCTTTGATGGGACGATTTCAACCTCGGGAAATCGACTATACTCATCTATGACAACGAGCAAGTAATCGCCTCATGGAAACGGACCAGCAAAGTCAATGACAAGTGAATTCCATGGTTCAGATGGCAAGGGAGTGGGTTGAAGAGGTGCACAAACTTCCAATTCCATGGAACCAAACCTTCTGTCTGATGCATTGCTTGGTCTTAACAATTCCTTGGTGTGCTTGAAGTGCTATTTCAACGACTTTCTGTTGCAAAGTTGCTGGGATAACAAGACGATTTCCTCGAAGAAACAAACCATGATGGACGGATAGTTCTGCTCTGAATCTGGTGAAATTTGATATCTCTGGGTCTTCCCAAACGCCAGTTTGAATTGCCAACATCAAACTTTGGAGTGTTTGATCTTGCTTTGTGGCATTCTTCACTTCTTCAGTCGTCATTGATTTGGGTATGGCATTTCGCACGACATATGCGATGTATGCTTCACCAGCATTATCGTGGTTTGGTGTAGTTTGAGGGTGACAGCTGATGTAGTCGGCTGGATTTAGGCCATCTCTTCCTGGAGCATAGACTAGCGTCATCTCATAGGGCATAAGACGTAAACGCCATCTTTCCATCCAGGCTGTAGTCGTCTTTTGGCTGTTCATGATTCCCACTAGTGGTTTGTGATCAGTGATCACCACGAAACCGAAGCCAAAAAGGTACAGATGGAAGTGTTGGGAGTAACTTTGTTTAGTGGGAGTGAGAGCACGACTAGCGTAGCAAATGACCTTTCCTTTCTGGGTCAAAATTGCTCCTAGACCAACAGGACTTGATCAACCAAAACTGTAGTTTCTTCCTTAGAGTCGAAGTAAGCCGTGACTGGCGTTTGCGTCAGAGATTGCTTCAGCTTGTCAAAAGCTGGTTGTTCTGTTTGTGACCATTTCCATGCGATGCCTTGTCTGGTGAGCTTCCTGAGGGGCTCAGTCATGGTTGCGTAATCAGACATGAACCTCGCAATATACTGCGTCATTCCTAGGAAGGAACGGACTTCGCTGATATTCTCTGGAGGAGCTGTGTTGATAATGGTCTTAATCTTGTTGGGATCAGCTGAGACACCATTTGCACCAAACACATGTCCAAAGAAAGTCGGTTCATTTGTGGAGAACACACATTTTTCTCTATTGACCTTGGCACCACTCTCTCCTAGCTTTTTCAGTGTGGCTCAAAGACATATCATGTTCAGTTTGTGTCTTGCCATGGACGATAATGTCATCAGAGAGGTTTCGAGCACCTGGAATGTTGCTGAGTATTTCCGCGTGGTGAAGGTAGTGATGTAACGACTCGCTTCATCCAGTTCTAGCTGATGGTATGCGTTAGTCAGGTCTAGTTTGCTAAAAACAGTTGAGTCTTCAGGTCAGCAACGAGATCGTCAAACGTCGGCATTGGTGTCTTTCTCTGCATATAGCTTTGTTAGGTTCTCTCATGTCAACGCAGATTCTTACATCACCAGCTTTCTTAGGGACGACTACAATCGGGCTTGTCCGTGGCGTAGGGCCTTCTACCTTTTCAATGACATCCATCTTCTCGAGTCAATTGAGTTCCTTCTCAACATCTTTGCGGATGTGAAACGGAATGTGTCTATGTCTCTGTGATACTTGTGGTACAGATGTGTCAATATGTAACTTGATTTTGATGTCCTTGATCCGACCCATAGTTCCATCAAATAAGGCGGGAAACTCATCAGGGATGGTTTTTGGACCAGTTTGAAGGGAGAAATGGATCAGCTGCATCCTC
Above is a genomic segment from Gigantopelta aegis isolate Gae_Host chromosome 7, Gae_host_genome, whole genome shotgun sequence containing:
- the LOC121377201 gene encoding uncharacterized mitochondrial protein AtMg00860-like, coding for MDVIEKVEGPTPRTSPIVVVPKKAGDLGESGAKVNREKCVFSTNEPTFFGHVFGANGVSADPNKIKTIINTAPPENISEVRSFLGMTQYIARFMSDYATMTEPLRKLTRQGIAWKWSQTEQPAFDKLKQSLTQTPVTAYFDSKEETTVLVDQVLLV